A portion of the Chloroflexota bacterium genome contains these proteins:
- a CDS encoding GNAT family N-acetyltransferase, with protein MPEVTIRDANAGDVDALLRLLRQLDPPDEAPDEPTARAAIDAVTRQPGMRLVVAEVGGAVVGALMMAILPNLSHHAQPWCQMENLVVDEAHRGRGIGRALMDWCEEAAREAGCYKLQFQSRNHRRISHRFYRRIGYQALTVGFRRYLTEQPPPPPP; from the coding sequence ATGCCCGAGGTAACCATTCGCGATGCCAATGCCGGTGATGTCGATGCGCTCCTGCGCCTCCTCCGCCAGCTCGACCCGCCCGATGAGGCGCCCGACGAACCCACCGCCCGCGCCGCCATCGACGCCGTCACCCGCCAGCCCGGCATGCGCCTCGTTGTCGCCGAGGTCGGGGGCGCGGTCGTCGGCGCACTGATGATGGCCATTCTCCCCAACCTCAGCCACCACGCGCAGCCCTGGTGCCAGATGGAAAACCTGGTCGTCGACGAGGCCCATCGTGGCCGGGGGATCGGCCGCGCCCTCATGGACTGGTGTGAGGAAGCGGCCCGAGAAGCCGGCTGTTACAAGCTCCAATTCCAGAGCCGCAACCACCGCCGAATCTCCCACCGCTTCTACCGCCGCATCGGCTACCAGGCCCTGACAGTAGGCTTCCGCCGCTACCTCACAGAGCAGCCTCCACCTCCGCCACCGTAA